One segment of ANME-2 cluster archaeon DNA contains the following:
- a CDS encoding DUF126 domain-containing protein, protein MIRTLKGRPISRGCGQGEALVTNESISFLGSVDPATGIVVEEKHELKGQSISGKVLVFPAGKGSTVGSYVMYQLKKNGTAPVAVINRSAEPIVAVGAIISDIPMVDSTEPDAINTIKTGDIVRVDGTKGVVDIL, encoded by the coding sequence CTGATTAGGACCCTGAAAGGAAGACCGATATCCCGTGGATGTGGACAGGGCGAGGCACTGGTTACCAATGAGTCGATCTCATTCCTGGGCAGCGTGGACCCGGCGACCGGTATAGTCGTTGAGGAAAAACACGAATTGAAAGGGCAGAGCATAAGCGGTAAAGTGCTGGTATTCCCTGCAGGCAAAGGCTCGACAGTAGGTTCTTATGTAATGTACCAGTTAAAGAAGAACGGTACTGCTCCTGTGGCAGTTATCAACCGGTCTGCCGAGCCCATCGTGGCTGTGGGTGCTATCATTTCAGATATCCCCATGGTGGATAGTACCGAACCTGATGCTATCAACACTATCAAAACAGGTGACATAGTGCGGGTTGATGGCACAAAAGGAGTTGTAGATATATTATGA
- a CDS encoding TIGR04013 family B12-binding domain/radical SAM domain-containing protein, which yields MDRVHFRWNQKNSNSLAALMPLVPGAHIVRKAKDGIMVYSFATVQAGEVFNEVRGSSTDSTYIAGGPHPSARPLECLEYFDYVVVGEGEETLPELVNSIRSDDIAGVKGIAYRDGSRCVYTGARPPVDLDHYPPFSPGLLKGYIEITRGCSHNCGYCQTPRLFGHRMRHRSPEVVAKYAGMMRDVRFVSPNAFAYGSKGVRPEPDKIQVLLEAVSKKCRMFFGTFPSEVRPEFVTDETLELVKQYCYNTSLSLGAQSGSQRVLDDIGRGHTVEDVKCAVELCRDYDLTPVVDVIFGLPGEMPADQLETLQLVEWIIAQGGNIHSHYFTPLPGTPLQDRVPSPVSKDVNRAMGKLALGRKVTGVWEPGVRR from the coding sequence CTGGACAGGGTACATTTTCGCTGGAACCAGAAGAACAGTAACAGCCTGGCTGCCCTGATGCCATTGGTACCGGGGGCACATATCGTGCGAAAAGCGAAGGACGGCATAATGGTGTATAGTTTTGCCACGGTCCAGGCCGGTGAGGTCTTCAATGAAGTCAGGGGTTCATCAACAGATTCCACCTATATTGCGGGAGGGCCCCACCCCTCAGCCCGACCGCTTGAGTGCCTGGAATATTTCGACTATGTAGTGGTAGGGGAAGGTGAAGAGACCCTGCCGGAACTGGTCAACAGTATCCGCAGCGATGACATAGCAGGTGTGAAAGGCATTGCATACAGGGACGGGAGCAGGTGTGTATATACAGGTGCAAGACCGCCTGTTGACCTGGACCATTACCCTCCGTTCTCACCTGGACTCCTCAAAGGGTATATCGAGATAACCAGGGGCTGTTCCCACAACTGCGGTTACTGCCAGACACCCCGCCTGTTCGGGCACCGGATGCGCCATCGCAGTCCTGAGGTGGTGGCCAAGTATGCAGGGATGATGCGGGATGTGAGGTTCGTCTCGCCCAATGCCTTTGCCTACGGTTCAAAGGGAGTTCGCCCTGAACCGGACAAGATCCAGGTATTGCTTGAAGCAGTTTCAAAGAAATGCAGGATGTTCTTTGGAACGTTTCCTTCAGAGGTCAGGCCAGAATTCGTCACCGATGAAACCCTTGAACTGGTAAAACAGTACTGCTACAATACATCGCTGAGCCTGGGCGCGCAGAGCGGCAGCCAGAGAGTGCTTGATGATATCGGACGGGGACATACAGTTGAAGATGTGAAATGCGCCGTGGAACTGTGCAGGGACTATGACCTGACGCCGGTGGTGGATGTTATTTTCGGGCTGCCCGGAGAAATGCCTGCCGACCAGCTGGAGACACTGCAACTGGTTGAATGGATAATTGCACAGGGTGGGAACATACATTCTCATTACTTTACTCCGCTACCGGGGACGCCATTGCAGGACAGGGTGCCGTCTCCGGTGAGCAAGGATGTGAACAGGGCAATGGGGAAACTCGCGCTTGGCAGGAAGGTCACCGGTGTGTGGGAGCCAGGAGTTCGAAGATGA
- a CDS encoding HD domain-containing protein: protein MTSKNHSRSIHQRYESLLSKVTERKSQVQTFIDMLHNQTTWLTSPASTRFHLNCEGGLLQHSVGVAETLLRIKDTLAPDISDETCVIVGLFHDVGKVGMPGKPYYIPEARDGVTTGKYSTNQELVSMGLALRSLYLVSQYVPLSDEEAQAIAYHDGMYVPEGRSVSHREEALLLLLHWADMWTAKVLEERSGEIK from the coding sequence ATGACATCAAAAAACCATTCCAGGTCTATACACCAGCGATATGAATCACTGCTCAGTAAAGTAACTGAAAGAAAATCCCAGGTGCAAACATTCATAGACATGCTTCACAACCAGACTACCTGGCTGACCAGTCCGGCAAGTACCAGGTTCCACCTGAACTGTGAGGGGGGCCTGCTTCAGCACAGTGTAGGCGTAGCAGAAACACTGCTTCGCATTAAGGACACCCTGGCACCCGACATCAGTGACGAGACCTGCGTCATCGTCGGGCTGTTCCATGATGTGGGAAAAGTGGGGATGCCCGGCAAACCGTACTATATCCCTGAGGCCAGGGACGGTGTGACCACAGGGAAATATTCCACAAACCAGGAGCTTGTTTCGATGGGACTGGCGCTGAGGAGCCTGTATCTCGTGTCACAATATGTACCGCTGAGTGATGAGGAAGCGCAGGCCATAGCGTACCATGATGGGATGTATGTGCCGGAAGGAAGGTCAGTGTCGCACAGGGAAGAGGCACTGCTGTTGCTGTTGCACTGGGCGGATATGTGGACTGCGAAGGTGCTGGAAGAAAGAAGTGGTGAGATAAAATGA
- a CDS encoding site-2 protease family protein, translated as MLEFIRSEVPDFKIYEYSYENGAYFISGTPKNDPKDVIRHLWTPLSIMGYSVQMVYELGEHILIVAPIEEKPERIGLNVVLAVITVFTTMFFGSMFFGVDPFSHPEQIIRGAPFTLAIMFVLGSHEMGHYIVAKLHGMKTSLPYFIPFIGIGTMGAIIKHRGPIPSRTALFDVGIAGPIVGLVASIIVTAIGLSLPPVDIVMQDGFLYYKLSLPLLFSFIASFVGGMSNEMNIHPVAFAGWVGMLVTALNLIPAGQLDGGHIMRAMLGPRAAYISAVVPFVLLSLSLFIYFVMQQNGSMWLFWGLFISLFAVAGHPEPLEDSDYLGRSRMVLGTLVFLAGLLCITLIPIQV; from the coding sequence ATGCTTGAGTTTATCAGGTCAGAAGTACCGGATTTTAAAATTTATGAGTATTCATACGAAAACGGAGCATACTTTATTTCAGGCACTCCGAAAAACGACCCAAAAGACGTAATCAGGCACCTGTGGACCCCCTTATCTATCATGGGATACAGTGTCCAGATGGTGTACGAACTGGGCGAACATATTCTTATCGTAGCCCCCATTGAAGAAAAGCCGGAGCGGATAGGGTTGAATGTGGTGCTGGCGGTAATTACTGTTTTCACTACCATGTTCTTCGGTTCCATGTTCTTTGGGGTTGACCCCTTCTCACATCCTGAACAGATCATCAGGGGGGCGCCGTTCACCCTGGCTATCATGTTCGTGCTGGGTTCCCATGAGATGGGGCATTATATTGTTGCGAAGTTGCATGGTATGAAAACGTCCCTGCCTTATTTCATCCCTTTTATCGGGATAGGTACCATGGGTGCCATCATTAAACACAGGGGTCCTATTCCCAGCAGGACTGCCCTGTTCGATGTGGGAATCGCCGGGCCGATCGTGGGCCTTGTCGCCTCGATAATTGTAACAGCTATCGGTCTGTCCCTGCCACCCGTAGACATTGTGATGCAGGATGGTTTTCTTTATTATAAACTCTCACTGCCTTTGTTATTTTCCTTTATTGCCAGTTTTGTAGGTGGAATGAGCAATGAAATGAACATTCACCCGGTAGCTTTTGCAGGCTGGGTCGGCATGCTGGTAACCGCACTGAACCTGATACCTGCCGGCCAGCTCGACGGCGGGCATATCATGCGGGCCATGCTGGGCCCCAGGGCAGCGTATATATCTGCAGTAGTGCCGTTCGTACTGCTCTCTCTATCACTGTTCATCTATTTTGTGATGCAGCAAAACGGTTCTATGTGGTTGTTCTGGGGATTGTTCATTTCGTTATTTGCAGTTGCCGGACACCCCGAGCCCCTGGAAGATTCGGACTATTTAGGCCGAAGCAGGATGGTGCTGGGGACCCTGGTATTCCTTGCCGGCCTGTTATGCATTACTCTCATCCCCATCCAGGTTTAA
- a CDS encoding DUF4011 domain-containing protein translates to MFQINQQSRSVLEEQGYTILYLALGFLEWTESPNSDQSRLSPLVLIPVELERTNVGKSFKLCWTEEDIFTNISLQAKLSEQGILIPDFEMPEDKTGIDQYFKLIAKAISKQSNWRILSDIYLDFFSFTKFVMYKDIDINEWPEDKSPAKHPLIKTIFSHSENPAKSGFSEEEVDIKLDFRDRFNSCW, encoded by the coding sequence TTGTTCCAAATTAATCAACAGTCAAGATCAGTACTTGAGGAACAAGGATATACAATACTTTACCTAGCTCTGGGTTTTTTAGAATGGACTGAAAGTCCTAACTCCGATCAATCTAGATTATCACCCCTTGTATTGATACCTGTAGAATTAGAAAGAACTAATGTGGGGAAATCTTTTAAGTTATGTTGGACTGAAGAGGACATTTTTACAAATATTTCATTACAAGCAAAGCTTTCTGAACAAGGGATTTTAATCCCTGATTTTGAGATGCCGGAAGACAAAACTGGAATAGATCAATATTTTAAATTGATAGCAAAAGCAATCTCAAAGCAATCAAATTGGAGAATATTAAGTGACATCTATTTGGATTTTTTTAGTTTTACTAAATTCGTTATGTATAAAGATATTGACATAAACGAATGGCCAGAAGATAAATCACCTGCAAAACACCCTTTGATTAAAACTATATTTTCGCATTCAGAAAATCCGGCAAAATCAGGTTTTTCGGAAGAAGAAGTGGATATCAAACTAGATTTTCGAGACCGTTTCAATTCGTGTTGGTGA
- a CDS encoding (Fe-S)-binding protein, translating into MADEKKAVEKKIPEIPKGQPSIKTDVIDPISRMQYDACTRCGECDNWCPTLDAMKRDMNISPRDKISRWRNFMGKNYGLIARLFGPRKIPEEDIQNFNDHLFHCTTCGVCGTVCPAGLNTIEMWEATRQQLVLRGNGPYGKQSLFPKLIGDMHNPYMKDQKDRLLWVPDDVEIADNADVAYFTGCTAGFNMQVLAVSTARVLNKLGVPFTMLGEDEWCCGSALIRTGQPHIGDTPKGAAIHNVEALEAKGVKKVLFACAGCFRAATIDWPHLMGRKPNFEVVHLADFLAEQVEQGKITWEKSLDGKTITYHDPCHLGRHVGVFEGPRKVISSMPGANFVEMERNRDLQRCCGAGGGVKAGIPDLALGVAAARIKDALDVKADILSSACPFCRRNLGDGRNNVLSLETGDFNKRDKEGNDMQVEDLIVLTAELMGLSTKIKSETQG; encoded by the coding sequence ATGGCTGATGAGAAAAAAGCGGTTGAAAAAAAGATACCTGAGATCCCGAAAGGACAACCTTCAATAAAAACTGACGTCATAGACCCCATATCACGTATGCAGTATGATGCATGTACGAGATGCGGTGAATGTGATAACTGGTGTCCGACCCTCGACGCCATGAAACGTGATATGAACATCTCTCCCAGGGATAAGATAAGCCGGTGGAGGAATTTCATGGGCAAGAATTACGGTCTTATCGCCAGGTTGTTCGGACCAAGAAAGATACCGGAAGAAGATATCCAGAATTTCAATGACCATCTCTTCCACTGTACCACCTGCGGTGTGTGCGGTACGGTCTGTCCTGCCGGTCTTAATACCATTGAGATGTGGGAAGCTACACGGCAGCAACTGGTGTTACGTGGCAACGGACCCTATGGAAAACAGAGTCTCTTCCCCAAACTCATTGGTGACATGCACAACCCCTATATGAAAGACCAGAAAGACCGCCTGTTATGGGTACCTGACGATGTCGAGATCGCAGATAATGCAGACGTAGCTTATTTCACAGGATGTACAGCAGGATTTAATATGCAGGTCCTGGCAGTCTCCACTGCACGGGTATTGAACAAGCTTGGTGTTCCCTTTACCATGCTGGGCGAGGATGAATGGTGCTGTGGTTCTGCACTGATCAGAACCGGACAGCCCCATATCGGTGATACCCCAAAAGGTGCTGCGATCCATAACGTTGAAGCGCTGGAAGCAAAGGGTGTAAAGAAAGTGCTCTTTGCCTGTGCCGGGTGTTTCAGAGCTGCAACCATTGACTGGCCTCACCTCATGGGACGCAAGCCCAACTTTGAGGTGGTCCATCTTGCTGACTTCCTTGCAGAACAGGTCGAACAGGGTAAGATAACGTGGGAGAAATCCCTCGACGGAAAGACCATTACATATCATGACCCCTGCCACCTTGGACGGCATGTTGGTGTGTTCGAGGGACCGCGTAAGGTAATCTCCAGCATGCCTGGTGCGAATTTCGTGGAAATGGAACGAAACCGTGACCTACAGCGCTGCTGCGGTGCCGGCGGCGGTGTCAAGGCCGGAATACCTGACCTGGCATTGGGTGTTGCAGCTGCGCGTATCAAGGACGCACTGGATGTAAAGGCCGATATCCTTTCGTCTGCATGTCCCTTCTGCCGCCGTAATCTCGGTGATGGCAGGAACAATGTATTGAGCTTGGAGACTGGTGATTTCAATAAGCGGGATAAAGAAGGGAATGACATGCAGGTCGAAGACCTGATAGTGCTTACCGCAGAACTGATGGGTCTGTCCACAAAGATAAAATCCGAAACACAGGGATAG
- a CDS encoding aconitase X catalytic domain-containing protein, producing the protein MHLTREEEALLEGEMGPTLQKAMELLTALGDIYGADSLVPIKSAQIAGVSYRTIGDAGLEWISDLEGKVVVPSILNPAGMDLERWREMGVDEEFATKQIQIIEAYQRLGIRCECTCTPYHVDASLASFGDHLAWSESSAVSYANSVIGARTNREGGPSALAAALIGKTANYGYHLDENRVPVITVQVDCPLSGADYGALGYLVGAQVGSDVPLFKLSSKPLNIELKALGAAMAASGAVALYHVEGVTPQSGSYPVPAETIAIERAQLDEVFEKNCGRDIDLTALGCPHYSQEELESAAELLDGMQVGKEVWIFTSRQVRDASPDTVRRIEASGAKVFVDTCMVVSPATDRFGCVLTDSGKALKYIPGMCGVGSGLASIRDCLKGRIIAGSAEERRDEGEVS; encoded by the coding sequence TTGCATCTTACCAGGGAAGAGGAAGCACTGCTGGAAGGGGAGATGGGGCCAACGCTCCAAAAGGCCATGGAACTCCTGACTGCACTGGGTGATATCTACGGTGCAGATTCACTGGTACCCATAAAAAGCGCCCAGATAGCCGGAGTCAGTTACAGGACCATCGGTGATGCGGGCCTGGAATGGATATCTGACCTTGAAGGAAAGGTTGTGGTCCCCTCCATACTGAACCCTGCAGGCATGGACCTTGAACGCTGGCGTGAGATGGGTGTGGATGAGGAATTTGCAACCAAGCAGATACAGATCATTGAAGCATACCAGCGCCTGGGCATACGATGCGAATGCACGTGTACACCCTATCATGTCGATGCCTCGCTGGCCTCTTTTGGCGACCACCTGGCCTGGAGCGAAAGTTCAGCCGTCTCCTATGCGAATTCCGTTATCGGTGCCAGGACAAATCGGGAAGGTGGACCATCGGCGCTGGCTGCCGCTCTCATAGGCAAGACTGCAAACTACGGTTACCATTTGGACGAGAACCGGGTGCCGGTTATCACCGTGCAGGTCGATTGCCCGTTATCTGGTGCAGATTATGGGGCACTGGGTTATCTGGTGGGGGCACAGGTGGGGTCGGACGTTCCTCTGTTCAAATTATCGTCAAAGCCTTTGAACATAGAGCTTAAAGCACTGGGTGCTGCCATGGCTGCTTCGGGTGCTGTAGCACTGTATCATGTGGAAGGGGTTACTCCGCAATCGGGTTCATACCCTGTCCCGGCAGAGACCATTGCCATTGAACGTGCCCAGCTCGATGAAGTGTTCGAAAAGAACTGCGGCCGTGACATTGACCTTACGGCCCTTGGCTGCCCTCATTATTCACAGGAAGAACTGGAATCGGCTGCCGAACTGCTTGACGGGATGCAGGTAGGAAAAGAGGTATGGATATTCACATCACGCCAGGTCAGGGATGCATCTCCTGATACGGTACGAAGGATAGAGGCCAGTGGTGCAAAAGTGTTCGTGGATACCTGCATGGTAGTGTCCCCCGCCACTGACCGGTTCGGATGCGTGCTCACCGATTCCGGCAAGGCATTGAAGTATATCCCGGGAATGTGCGGAGTTGGGTCAGGTCTGGCCAGCATTCGTGACTGCCTGAAAGGAAGAATAATCGCCGGGAGCGCAGAGGAACGCAGAGATGAAGGGGAGGTCTCCTGA
- a CDS encoding UbiD family decarboxylase: protein MSFRNLIRQLRTDRTILEIDDLLSPRLEVSRKVMDSQSPVLFTNVAGRKVVMNIIADRQLMAKALGTTPQDMVHYLADIEPDGTVVMVGDTPSQEVIEDEVDLSKVPVLTYFPQDGGPYITAGVVVSEYNGVYNASIHRLMVTGKDTMVGRLVENRHTYNLHKAASQAGEPLPIAVIIGIDPVVLLATTTRVPEGKEFQYASALLDRPVELFQLGNGIKVPHAEWVLEGYIDPQVRVDEGPFVDITGTLDIIRQEPLIHIIRVMHRNDPIFHAIMPAGGEHKMLMGVPYEPLILKEVGKVCHVRNAVLTQGGCSYLHAIVQIHQTHKDDGKKAIDATFAAHRSLKHVVVIDDDIDIFNPSDVEYAIATRFRADRDLVVYPDVRGSSLDPMCMPNGNTTKMGLDATMILGEEYKFMRPSMLED, encoded by the coding sequence ATGAGTTTCAGAAATTTAATCCGGCAATTACGAACAGACCGTACTATTCTGGAAATTGATGACCTATTATCACCCCGTCTTGAGGTATCCAGGAAGGTTATGGATAGCCAAAGCCCGGTCCTTTTCACGAATGTGGCAGGTCGCAAAGTGGTAATGAACATTATTGCCGACCGGCAGCTGATGGCAAAAGCACTGGGAACCACACCACAGGATATGGTACATTACCTTGCAGACATAGAACCCGATGGCACAGTAGTGATGGTCGGGGATACACCTTCACAGGAAGTGATCGAGGACGAGGTGGACCTGAGCAAGGTACCTGTACTCACCTATTTTCCCCAGGATGGCGGACCTTATATTACTGCAGGAGTGGTAGTATCAGAATACAACGGTGTATATAATGCCTCCATCCACAGGCTCATGGTAACAGGCAAGGATACCATGGTGGGCCGGCTGGTCGAGAACAGGCATACGTATAACCTCCACAAAGCCGCATCCCAGGCAGGTGAACCCCTGCCCATAGCAGTGATCATCGGTATAGACCCGGTAGTGCTGCTGGCAACCACCACCAGGGTGCCTGAAGGGAAGGAATTCCAGTATGCAAGCGCGCTCCTGGACCGTCCAGTAGAACTGTTCCAGCTTGGGAACGGTATCAAAGTACCCCATGCTGAATGGGTGCTGGAAGGATATATCGACCCGCAGGTCAGAGTGGATGAAGGTCCCTTTGTGGATATTACCGGTACCCTGGACATCATCAGGCAGGAACCCCTCATCCATATTATCAGGGTCATGCACAGAAATGACCCCATTTTCCATGCGATCATGCCTGCCGGAGGCGAACACAAGATGCTTATGGGGGTACCCTATGAACCGCTCATCCTGAAAGAAGTGGGCAAGGTCTGTCACGTGCGCAATGCAGTACTGACCCAGGGAGGATGTTCATATCTTCATGCTATTGTGCAGATACACCAGACCCATAAAGACGATGGGAAAAAAGCGATAGATGCTACTTTTGCTGCTCACCGAAGCCTGAAACATGTAGTTGTCATAGATGATGACATTGACATTTTTAATCCATCTGATGTCGAGTATGCCATTGCCACCCGGTTCAGGGCAGACCGCGACCTCGTCGTGTATCCCGATGTCAGGGGCAGCAGTCTTGACCCCATGTGCATGCCCAATGGAAATACCACAAAAATGGGGCTGGATGCCACTATGATACTGGGCGAGGAATATAAGTTCATGCGTCCGTCCATGCTGGAGGATTAG
- a CDS encoding respiratory nitrate reductase subunit gamma — protein sequence MSEAFSYYSGVPTFVGMLSIAMVAILIFLIGMILNMKKWGGGSIKVFLSAFIKSATKDKHQSILTTLVMDIFLQRRILRRSPFRWVMHMLIFIGWGGMLLLSLVFAAFEMLSELGIGSFDLNAIRNSFDVPNEVLGYLLLIGLIIAIIRRLALSEVSKRTQVFDWVLVLGILFITVTGFMAEGYRPDSITAWSFLGADEAFAQSLSLFHVAISLLFCIAYIPFSKYMHMIAAPLTLIANGGGE from the coding sequence ATGAGTGAAGCATTTAGTTATTATTCTGGGGTTCCAACCTTTGTAGGGATGCTTAGTATCGCAATGGTTGCAATCCTTATATTTTTAATCGGAATGATATTGAACATGAAAAAATGGGGCGGAGGAAGCATAAAAGTATTTCTCAGCGCATTTATTAAATCAGCAACAAAGGACAAACATCAATCAATACTTACAACACTGGTAATGGATATATTTCTGCAGCGCAGGATCCTGCGTCGAAGTCCATTCAGATGGGTTATGCATATGCTGATATTTATTGGCTGGGGAGGCATGCTTCTCCTGTCACTTGTATTCGCTGCCTTTGAAATGCTCTCTGAGTTAGGAATTGGCAGTTTTGATCTCAATGCCATACGCAACAGCTTTGATGTACCCAACGAGGTACTCGGGTACCTGCTTTTAATAGGATTGATTATTGCTATCATCCGACGCCTGGCACTGTCGGAAGTCAGCAAAAGGACACAGGTCTTTGATTGGGTACTGGTTCTGGGTATACTCTTCATAACGGTGACAGGATTTATGGCTGAGGGATACCGACCTGATTCTATCACAGCCTGGTCGTTCTTAGGCGCTGATGAGGCATTTGCCCAGTCACTCTCGCTGTTCCATGTGGCAATATCCCTGCTCTTCTGTATCGCGTATATTCCCTTTAGCAAATATATGCATATGATCGCAGCGCCATTGACCCTTATAGCAAACGGCGGAGGTGAATAA
- a CDS encoding DUF4011 domain-containing protein: MNNIEKQLEFARQSLLDFTMRNKLLNFRTSKARTIKVIDEIPSEIYNFLVLQQKKMEFLPTKKKKTSIEEEVVNTEILDQKEKEISKIWELPPPDFEASKNHIDRFL; the protein is encoded by the coding sequence ATGAATAATATCGAAAAACAATTAGAATTCGCAAGGCAAAGTTTGTTAGATTTTACAATGCGAAATAAGCTTTTGAACTTTCGCACATCAAAAGCTCGAACAATAAAAGTTATAGATGAAATTCCTTCAGAAATTTACAATTTTTTAGTATTGCAACAAAAAAAGATGGAATTTCTTCCCACAAAGAAGAAAAAAACAAGTATCGAAGAAGAAGTAGTTAATACCGAAATATTAGATCAAAAAGAAAAAGAAATTTCAAAAATATGGGAATTACCGCCGCCAGATTTTGAAGCATCAAAAAATCACATTGACCGATTTCTTTAG